Sequence from the Salvelinus alpinus chromosome 27, SLU_Salpinus.1, whole genome shotgun sequence genome:
GTTTTGGACTGGGTTGAAGGAAAAGCAAATCAGGATATAAAATTCATCTTTCCACTTCATTTTCGGGATCTAAATTTGATGAGGGAGAATAAAAGTTTGATGGACATTCTTCATCCTTTTCTTCAGACAAAAGAAGCAGGAATCCTCAACAACAATGAACACAAAGTGTTATTTATCTTCGATGGTCTAGATGAGTGTCGACTTCCTCTAGACTTCCAGAGCAACAAGATCTTGAGTGACATCACAGAGTCAACTTCATTGCATGTGCTGCTGACAAACCTCATCAAGGGGAATCTGCTCCCATCTGCTCGCATCTGGATAACCTCCCAATCAGCCACAGCCAATCGCATCCCCCCTGAGTTTGTTGACAGAgtgacagaggtacgagggttcaATGACCCACAGAAGGAAGAGTTTTTCAGAAGGAGATTCGGTGATCAGAAACTGGCCAACAGAATCATCAAACACATTAAGTCAATACggagcctccacatcatgtgTCACATACCTTTGTTCTGCTGGATTTTAGCCACTGTCCTGGAGAGAATGAGCAAAACAGAGAGTGGAGAGATCCCCAAAACCCTGACCCAAATGTACACACACTTCCTGAACATCCAGAGAATGCTAAGGAAACGAAAGTACCCTGGAGAAAATGAGCGAGATCCACTCTGGTATAAAGCGAGCATCATGTCACTGGGAAAACTGGCCTATCAGCAACTGGAAAAAGGCCATCGGACCTTCTTTGAAGAGGATCTGACAGAGTGGGGCATTGATGTCAGAGAGGGGTCCATTTTTTCAAGGGTTTGTTCAGAGATGTTCAATACAGAGTTTGGATTGTACGAGAGCAAGACGTACCAATTTGTGCATCTGAGCATCCAGGAGTTTCTTGCTGCTGTGTATGTTTTCATCTCATTCAAAACCAACAATGAAAATCCAATGCTAAAAGAACAACACTGCTCCAAAGGCAAAGAAATCTACTTAAGTGCAGTAGATAAGGCCCTTCAAAGTGAGAATGGGCACCTAGACCTTTTCCTCCGCTTCCTTCTCGGCCTCTCGCTGAAGAGCAATCAAGATATCTTACAAGGTCTACTGATAGAAAAAACAGGCACCTCACAGACCAATGAGGAAACAGCCATGTATATCAAGATGAAGATCAAGGAGAAGCCCTCTCCAGAGTGTTGCAtcaatctgttccactgtctgaatgaGCTGAATGACCATTCCTTACAGGAGGAAATCCAAAGCTACATAAGGTCTGGAAGTTCCTTGTTTGCCAGACTCTCATCTGCACAGTGGTCTGCTCTGGTTTTTGTGTTGCTGACTTCCACGGACGAGCTGGAAGTGTTTGACCTGAAGAAATACATCAGATCGGATGAGTGTCTTCTGAGGCTGCTGCCAGTGGTCAAAGCTTCTAGAACCGCTCTGTGAGTATTTGGTCAAATCGATGTACTGAAAGTTAGCAAATGAACATTCCAAATATGCTATTACTTGATGGTAATTCAATTTCGTAGTCCCTGGACGAAACCATACTACTGATCTATTCAAGTGAAGATAATTAAGTTCTATAAGTAACCACCATGTTACCCGTTCTAAATTTGTTTCGGATAGGACACCAATGTGTACTGTCTCTTTAAAATGCCATGGTTCATTTGTGCAGTGTTTTTCGCGCTATGAAGGAAGTTTTGGAGACAGAAGATGCCACCTGATAACTCATTACATTTGACAATATATTTTCCCAGACTCAATGGATGTAAACTTACCTGGAGATGCTGTGAAGCACTGGCCTCAGCTGTCAGCTCAAAGTCCTCTAGTCTGAGACAGCTGGACCTAGGAAACAATGACCTGCAGGACTCAGGAGTGAAAAAACTCTgtgctggactggggaatccaCTCAATAAACTAGACACACTGAAGTAAGACAATCTTCTGAGCGTGAAATTAGATTTTAAATGCTAGATAACCATATTTACGGCCAACAATGAGTTGTGATTTTTACTACCATTTAGTGTACAGCCCTGTGGTTAAGCGTATGCCATTTAATTGTAGAATGTCTCTCTTCAGACTGTCTCAGTGTAAtatcacagaggaaggctgtgcttctctggcttCAGCACTGAGGTTAAACCCATCACACCCAAGAGAACTGGACCTAAGTGGAAATAACCCAGGAGACTCGGGTGTAAAAATGCTCTCTACTGTACTCAAAGATCCACAATGTAAACTGCAGAAATTG
This genomic interval carries:
- the LOC139556097 gene encoding NLR family CARD domain-containing protein 3-like isoform X2, yielding MDSKERLFFKEAGPAKRPDLSIPTQGTSFQSTNTAQDGSNVISPMISGSQIRDINYYISVASKGGDEETSPHSEDIHVEDHCQKLKDYLKINRKISTIQEGLAQHGNSKLLNDIYTAVYITEGESGEVNNEHEVRPFEKTALQETPILSNDIFRSIVGKDKPIRTVLTKGIAGIGKSVSLQKFVLDWVEGKANQDIKFIFPLHFRDLNLMRENKSLMDILHPFLQTKEAGILNNNEHKVLFIFDGLDECRLPLDFQSNKILSDITESTSLHVLLTNLIKGNLLPSARIWITSQSATANRIPPEFVDRVTEVRGFNDPQKEEFFRRRFGDQKLANRIIKHIKSIRSLHIMCHIPLFCWILATVLERMSKTESGEIPKTLTQMYTHFLNIQRMLRKRKYPGENERDPLWYKASIMSLGKLAYQQLEKGHRTFFEEDLTEWGIDVREGSIFSRVCSEMFNTEFGLYESKTYQFVHLSIQEFLAAVYVFISFKTNNENPMLKEQHCSKGKEIYLSAVDKALQSENGHLDLFLRFLLGLSLKSNQDILQGLLIEKTGTSQTNEETAMYIKMKIKEKPSPECCINLFHCLNELNDHSLQEEIQSYIRSGSSLFARLSSAQWSALVFVLLTSTDELEVFDLKKYIRSDECLLRLLPVVKASRTALLNGCKLTWRCCEALASAVSSKSSSLRQLDLGNNDLQDSGVKKLCAGLGNPLNKLDTLKLSQCNITEEGCASLASALRLNPSHPRELDLSGNNPGDSGVKMLSTVLKDPQCKLQKLRMSGCAVSEEGCSSLASALTSNPSHLRELDLSRNGPGGSGVEKLSAVLVDTHCKLETLRLKKCTFTVEGCAALALALALRPNPSHLRELDLSENQPGNLGVKLLSSVLEDKRCTLETLRLNDCNLTEKCCEALASALSSSTSSLRELDLGKNKLHDVGVKLFSVGLGNTYCNLATLRLSDCGVTANGISFLSSALKTNPSFLRELDMSGNSLGDSGVNLLSAVLENLHCNLETLHLKDCNLTERCCGALASALSSKCCSLRELDLSGNELKNSGMELLCVGLGSPHCKVKTLRLSRCRVTDEGCSSLASALLSNPSHLREINLDNNYPGYSGLRLLSAVMEDPTFKLETLSAWPYPVGREK